In Triticum urartu cultivar G1812 chromosome 6, Tu2.1, whole genome shotgun sequence, the following proteins share a genomic window:
- the LOC125513595 gene encoding uncharacterized protein LOC125513595, translated as MGNCLVIQDRREIKVMSVVDGEVLKPLPAPPLSKGALARVSGSSDADDALRPQKQGLDGRAGGMGQLHRLFPSDAKAPPAAAADPEGAVVRVKLVISKQELRRMLGKDDEAVSMDDMVALLRGGSEDRKQEDVGCYRGWRPALHSIPEGSGDLYSILA; from the coding sequence ATGGGGAACTGCCTGGTGATCCAGGACAGAAGGGAGATCAAGGTGATGAGCGTGGTCGACGGCGAAGTCCTCAAGCCGCTCCCGGCGCCACCCCTCTCCAAGGGCGCCCTCGCACGCGTCTCCGGCTCCTCCGACGCCGACGACGCGCTCCGGCCGCAGAAGCAAGGCCTCGACGGCCGGGCGGGCGGCATGGGGCAGTTGCACCGCCTGTTCCCCTCCGATGCTAAGGCGCCTCCTGCCGCCGCGGCTGACCCGGAGGGCGCCGTCGTGAGGGTGAAGCTGGTCATCAGCAAGCAGGAGCTGAGGAGGATGCTGGGCAAGGACGACGAGGCCGTCTCCATGGACGACATGGTGGCTCTCCTGCGAGGAGGGTCGGAGGACCGGAAGCAGGAGGACGTCGGTTGCTACAGAGGGTGGCGGCCTGCCTTGCATAGCATACCTGAAGGCAGCGGTGATCTATATTCTATATTAGCATAA